A single region of the Ochotona princeps isolate mOchPri1 chromosome 10, mOchPri1.hap1, whole genome shotgun sequence genome encodes:
- the LOC101522399 gene encoding LOW QUALITY PROTEIN: adenylate kinase 4, mitochondrial-like (The sequence of the model RefSeq protein was modified relative to this genomic sequence to represent the inferred CDS: deleted 2 bases in 2 codons), whose amino-acid sequence MAILASKLLPAVILGLPGSGKGTVCQMIAQNFGLQHLSSGHFLRENIKANREVGDMAKKYLERALLVPDHVITRLMLSELESRSGQHWLLDGFPRTLVQAEALDKICDLDLVITLNIPFETLKDRLNRHWIHPPSGRVYNMDFNPPHVHGIDDITGEALIQQEEDKPEAVAARLRRYKDTAKPVIELYKRRGVLHQFSGTETNKIWPYVYTLSSNKITPIKCRQAF is encoded by the exons ATGGCAATAT TGGCTTCTAAACTCCTGCCAGCAGTCATCCTCGGGCTGCCCGGCTCGGGAAAAGGCACCGTGTGCCAGATGATTGCCCAGAATTTTGGCCTGCAGCACCTCTCCAGCGGCCACTTCTTGCGGGAGAACATCAAGGCCAACAGGGAAGTTGGTGAT ATGGCCAAGAAATACCTAGAGAGA GCCCTTTTGGTCCCAGATCATGTCATCACACGCCTGATGCTCTCGGAGCTGGAGAGCAGGAGTGGCCAGCACTGGCTTCTGGACGGCTTTCCGAGGACACTAGTACAGGCTGAAGCTTTAGACAAAATTTGTGACCTGGATCTAGTGATCACTTTGAACATTCCGTTTGAGACGTTGAAAGATCGGCTCAACCGTCATTGGATTCACCCTCCCAGCGGTAGAGTGTATAATATGGACTTCAACCCGCCTCATGTGCATGGAATTGATGACATCACTGGGGAAGCATTAATCCAACAAGAGGAAGATAAGCCTGAAGCAGTTGCTGCGCGGCTAAGACGGTATAAGGACACTGCGAAGCCAGTCATTGAGCTATACAAGAGACGAGGAGTGCTCCACCAGTTTTCAGGGACGGAGACTAATAAAATATGGCCTTATGTTTACACACTTTCCTCAAACAAGATCACACCTATTAAATGCAGACAGGCATTCTGA